The following are encoded together in the Osmia lignaria lignaria isolate PbOS001 chromosome 6, iyOsmLign1, whole genome shotgun sequence genome:
- the ed gene encoding hemicentin protein echinoid isoform X2: MEPSNLRLSLFSCNQTSRGIRLNDRMDRIRIVRLPSTAILAVSLLLLHHAAAQGRVEETQMDTHEGSTVQLQCRFSPPRENVTCFWLTHTNDNHDNAAIDNLALSPQYKVFMNLEEGRYDLQIRNVSYERDNGKYECRVKASGTGHDLHRKFITLTVLRAPGPPSISPTSASATEGQKLELQCNTNGGSPEPEVRWYRGNETNILYSGRTLLVEPKKEDDRATFRCVVRNRAMRDGETLNATVTLDVNYFPRVTVGPENPLKVEVNGTANLECRVDSKPAVGMVRWWRDGSFVATSFQHTIRRVTVQDAGKYTCQADNGLGKRGESSLMLDVLYPPTVSIEGDSLRIAEVEDTVTVHCNVTANPPPSVIEWLRDGRPDFRQIGSILRLSRVTADHAGNYTCRAVNTIYPSGGERRNYSASARLTVRVRHKPGPARVTPDSPVAVEGSRVILTCMASPAGYPEPRYKWWKEGESGSISMPSENTGPRYEIDSVHLGSEGTYKCHATNEIGNGEAASVNLTVHQPPKILTKLQPHVTRKVGESSFQVSCVAQGKPRPSVRWLKDDQELTADERLYKVTTSASEGHGNVITVNSTLSFLGHARPQTDEIVASDRGKYTCVFVNEVKKVESTMMLKVEHEPIALHQHGKVAYNLRETAEVACKVQAWPKPEFQWSFGTNAASLQGSSSDGHYEISTSSDNYDVYTSVLRITNIRELDYGDYSCRAANAQGSITSTIRLQPKGAPERPINITAMDVGPTHVALLWELGFDGGLPITKYFVSYRRVPGGDEIVAPDCAVPRPPAGQWLELDCRRSNPCNVTNLEQHQTYTFKVKVYNTKNHSDYSDEVTATTAVAKIPTPLRVSYDPESGMLAISVGATCLSLVASIEKFDGPASSTDESQWRILDEWPLEVLGSAPTQREGVLDDLETLDAEPRIRVRLCLKADRQKCGDYAEAEIGPSYIAQAGALATPTLIALVVSGAVFLLFAALLLLFCRCRRKHATKAKDYEMDSNAVRPSLVAGNGQQSQAPPPYYAENKALEHSLDHALAMEDSKTPAYSQPGYGYHQPNHNINGVNMGYMDNSYSNSNNGGSVNSQDSIWQMKSAAANGVGQPYDLAGYATTESDYPTHPHYLPQREDYRESHNLSRQQFCSEPFATVVKSQKHVDSPYDVSGLPYQENYDEDAKPPQQVSLSYDESLESGYSTPNSRGRRIIREIIV; encoded by the exons ATGGAGCCGAGCAATTTGCGTCTCTCGTTGTTCAGCTGCAATCAAACTTCTCGTGGAATTCGTTTAAACGATAGAATGGATAGGATTCGAATCGTTCGATTGCCGAGCACGGCGATCCTAGCCGTTTCGTTGCTGCTGTTGCATCACG CAGCGGCACAAGGGCGCGTCGAGGAGACGCAGATGGACACGCACGAGGGGTCGACGGTACAGCTGCAGTGTCGATTCTCCCCGCCGAGAGAGAACGTCACGTGTTTCTGGTTGACGCACACCAACGACAATCACGACAACGCGGCCATCGACAATCTCGCGCTGTCGCCGCAGTACAAAGTGTTCATGAACCTGGAGGAGGGCAGGTACGACCTGCAGATACGGAACGTATCCTACGAACGGGACAACGGGAAATACGAGTGCCGAGTGAAGGCTAGCGGCACCGGGCACGACCTGCATCGAAAGTTTATCACCCTGACCGTGCTCCGTGCACCAGGGCCGCCGAGCATCTCGCCGACTTCCGCGTCCGCCACCGAGGGACAGAAGCTCGAGTTGCAGTGCAACACTAACGGTGGAAGCCCAGAGCCGGAAGTAAGATGGTACCGCGGCAACGAGACCAACATCCTCTATTCTGGCAGAACTTTACTGGTGGAGCCAAAGAAGGAAGACGACAGAGCCACCTTCCGATGCGTGGTAAGAAATCGTGCGATGCGCGATGGGGAAACTTTGAACGCCACGGTAACCCTAGACGTCAACTATTTCCCTCGGGTCACCGTTGGTCCGGAGAACCCTTTGAAGGTGGAGGTGAACGGAACGGCGAATCTGGAATGTCGCGTGGATTCGAAACCGGCCGTAGGCATGGTAAGATGGTGGCGCGACGGTAGCTTCGTGGCGACCAGTTTCCAACACACTATCAGGAGGGTAACCGTTCAAGATGCCGGTAAATACACCTGTCAGGCAGACAACGGGTTGGGAAAAAGAGGCGAGAGTTCTCTCATGTTGGACGTTCTCTATCCGCCGACCGTTTCGATTGAAGGCGATTCTTTGAGGATCGCCGAAGTGGAGGACACGGTGACGGTACATTGCAACGTGACTGCGAATCCTCCGCCATCGGTGATCGAGTGGCTGCGCGACGGTCGGCCGGATTTCCGGCAAATCGGCTCCATTTTACGACTGAGTCGCGTCACCGCCGATCATGCCGGAAATTATACCTGTCGAGCGGTGAATACGATATATCCCTCTGGCGGCGAGAGAAGAAACTATTCCGCCTCGGCACGACTCACCGTACGCGTCAGGCACAAACCCGGCCCGGCAAGGGTCACACCGGACTCACCGGTCGCCGTAGAAGGATCCAGGGTCATCCTTACCTGTATGGCCAGTCCGGCTGGTTACCCAGAACCAAGGTACAAATGGTGGAAGGAAGGAGAATCTGGAAGCATATCCATGCCTTCCGAGAACACAGGACCAAGATACGAGATCGACTCGGTTCACTTAGGTAGCGAGGGAACTTATAAATGCCATGCCACCAACGAGATTGGCAACGGTGAAGCCGCTTCCGTTAATCTGACCGTGCATCAACCCCCCAAGATACTTACCAAGTTGCAACCACACGTTACCAGGAA GGTCGGCGAGTCTTCGTTTCAAGTATCCTGCGTGGCGCAAGGCAAACCTCGGCCCAGCGTTAGATGGTTGAAGGACGATCAAGAGCTGACCGCGGACGAAAGGCTGTACAAAGTGACGACTAGCGCCTCGGAAGGACACGGGAACGTTATCACCGTAAATTCGACTCTAAGCTTCTTGGGTCACGCGAGACCGCAAACCGACGAGATCGTTGCTAGCGATCGTGGCAAGTATACCTGCGTGTTCGTGAACGAGGTAAAAAAGGTCGAGTCGACGATGATGCTGAAGGTGGAACACGAGCCGATCGCTCTGCATCAGCACGGAAAGGTCGCGTACAATCTACGAGAGACCGCCGAAGTAGCGTGTAAAGTTCAGGCCTGGCCCAAACCCGAATTCCAATGGAGCTTCGGCACAAACGCGGCCAGCCTCCAAGGTTCGTCCAGCGACGGCCATTATGAAATTTCAACCAGCAGCGACAATTACGACGTGTACACCTCTGTCCTGAGGATAACAAACATTCGTGAACTGGACTACGGAGATTACAGCTGTAGAGCAGCAAACGCGCAGGGTAGCATCACATCGACCATTAGATTGCAACCAAAGGGCGCACCGGAGAGACCCATCAATATCACGGCAATGGACGTCGGTCCGACACACGTGGCTCTGCTCTGGGAACTCGGTTTCGACGGTGGACTACCCATCACCAAGTACTTCGTGTCGTACAGAAGAGTACCCGGCGGAGATGAGATCGTGGCGCCAGACTGCGCCGTTCCTAGACCACCTGCTGGTCAGTGGCTCGAACTAGATTGTCGTCGATCTAATCCCTGCAACGTGACCAATTTGGAACAGCATCAAACCTACACGTTCAAAGTGAAAGTGTACAACACGAAGAATCATTCGGATTACTCGGACGAGGTAACAGCCACCACCGCTGTAGCGAAAATCCCGACGCCATTGAGAGTCAGCTACGATCCCGAGAGCGGTATGCTGGCCATCAGCGTTGGCGCCACTTGCCTCTCGTTGGTCGCCTCGATCGAGAAGTTCGACGGACCTGCCTCCTCCACCGACGAATCCCAATGGAGAATCCTCGACGAGTGGCCACTCGAAGTACTCGGTAGCGCGCCCACGCAAAGGGAGGGTGTCTTAGACGACCTCGAAACTCTGGACGCCGAGCCGAGGATCAGGGTTCGACTCTGCCTGAAGGCGGACCGACAAAAGTGCGGCGACTACGCCGAGGCTGAGA TCGGCCCGTCCTACATCGCCCAAGCAGGCGCCCTCGCAACGCCCACCTTAATCGCTCTGGTGGTCAGCGGAGCTGTCTTCTTACTATTCGCTGCGCTTCTCTTGCTCTTTTGTCGATGCCGTCGAAAACACGCGACCAAGGCCAAGGATTACGAGATGGACTCGAACGC AGTTCGACCGAGCCTGGTCGCTGGAAACGGTCAACAGAGCCAAGCGCCTCCGCCTTACTACGCGGAGAACAAAGCCCTCGAGCACAGCCTGGATCACGCGTTGGCCATGGAAGACTCGAAAACACCGGCGTACTCGCAGCCTGGATACGGTTATCATCAACCGAACCACAATATCAATG GCGTCAACATGGGTTACATGGACAACAGTTACTCGAACTCCAATAACGGAGGCTCGGTTAACTCGCAAGACTCTATCTGGCAGATGAAGTCAGCAGCGGCGAACGGGGTTGGCCAACCTTACGATCTGGCTGGCTACGCAACCACCGAGTCGGATTACCCGACCCACCCTCATTACCTCCCACAGAGGGAGGATTACCGGGAAAGCCATAATCTAAGTCGACAGCAGTTTTGCTCGGAACCATTCGCCACTGTCGTAAAGTCTCAAAAACACGTCG ATTCGCCGTACGACGTGTCCGGTCTACCTTATCAGGAGAACTACGACGAGGACGCGAAGCCACCTCAGCAGGTCAGTTTGTCGTACGACGAGAGCCTCGAATCGGGCTACTCGACCCCGAACAGCCGTGGACGAAGGATCATCCGGGAGATAATCGTTTGA
- the ed gene encoding hemicentin protein echinoid isoform X1: protein MEPSNLRLSLFSCNQTSRGIRLNDRMDRIRIVRLPSTAILAVSLLLLHHGKYLPGKFVEIQRAAAQGRVEETQMDTHEGSTVQLQCRFSPPRENVTCFWLTHTNDNHDNAAIDNLALSPQYKVFMNLEEGRYDLQIRNVSYERDNGKYECRVKASGTGHDLHRKFITLTVLRAPGPPSISPTSASATEGQKLELQCNTNGGSPEPEVRWYRGNETNILYSGRTLLVEPKKEDDRATFRCVVRNRAMRDGETLNATVTLDVNYFPRVTVGPENPLKVEVNGTANLECRVDSKPAVGMVRWWRDGSFVATSFQHTIRRVTVQDAGKYTCQADNGLGKRGESSLMLDVLYPPTVSIEGDSLRIAEVEDTVTVHCNVTANPPPSVIEWLRDGRPDFRQIGSILRLSRVTADHAGNYTCRAVNTIYPSGGERRNYSASARLTVRVRHKPGPARVTPDSPVAVEGSRVILTCMASPAGYPEPRYKWWKEGESGSISMPSENTGPRYEIDSVHLGSEGTYKCHATNEIGNGEAASVNLTVHQPPKILTKLQPHVTRKVGESSFQVSCVAQGKPRPSVRWLKDDQELTADERLYKVTTSASEGHGNVITVNSTLSFLGHARPQTDEIVASDRGKYTCVFVNEVKKVESTMMLKVEHEPIALHQHGKVAYNLRETAEVACKVQAWPKPEFQWSFGTNAASLQGSSSDGHYEISTSSDNYDVYTSVLRITNIRELDYGDYSCRAANAQGSITSTIRLQPKGAPERPINITAMDVGPTHVALLWELGFDGGLPITKYFVSYRRVPGGDEIVAPDCAVPRPPAGQWLELDCRRSNPCNVTNLEQHQTYTFKVKVYNTKNHSDYSDEVTATTAVAKIPTPLRVSYDPESGMLAISVGATCLSLVASIEKFDGPASSTDESQWRILDEWPLEVLGSAPTQREGVLDDLETLDAEPRIRVRLCLKADRQKCGDYAEAEIGPSYIAQAGALATPTLIALVVSGAVFLLFAALLLLFCRCRRKHATKAKDYEMDSNAVRPSLVAGNGQQSQAPPPYYAENKALEHSLDHALAMEDSKTPAYSQPGYGYHQPNHNINGVNMGYMDNSYSNSNNGGSVNSQDSIWQMKSAAANGVGQPYDLAGYATTESDYPTHPHYLPQREDYRESHNLSRQQFCSEPFATVVKSQKHVDSPYDVSGLPYQENYDEDAKPPQQVSLSYDESLESGYSTPNSRGRRIIREIIV, encoded by the exons ATGGAGCCGAGCAATTTGCGTCTCTCGTTGTTCAGCTGCAATCAAACTTCTCGTGGAATTCGTTTAAACGATAGAATGGATAGGATTCGAATCGTTCGATTGCCGAGCACGGCGATCCTAGCCGTTTCGTTGCTGCTGTTGCATCACGGTAAGTATCTCCCTGGAAAATTCGTCGAAATTCAAAGAG CAGCGGCACAAGGGCGCGTCGAGGAGACGCAGATGGACACGCACGAGGGGTCGACGGTACAGCTGCAGTGTCGATTCTCCCCGCCGAGAGAGAACGTCACGTGTTTCTGGTTGACGCACACCAACGACAATCACGACAACGCGGCCATCGACAATCTCGCGCTGTCGCCGCAGTACAAAGTGTTCATGAACCTGGAGGAGGGCAGGTACGACCTGCAGATACGGAACGTATCCTACGAACGGGACAACGGGAAATACGAGTGCCGAGTGAAGGCTAGCGGCACCGGGCACGACCTGCATCGAAAGTTTATCACCCTGACCGTGCTCCGTGCACCAGGGCCGCCGAGCATCTCGCCGACTTCCGCGTCCGCCACCGAGGGACAGAAGCTCGAGTTGCAGTGCAACACTAACGGTGGAAGCCCAGAGCCGGAAGTAAGATGGTACCGCGGCAACGAGACCAACATCCTCTATTCTGGCAGAACTTTACTGGTGGAGCCAAAGAAGGAAGACGACAGAGCCACCTTCCGATGCGTGGTAAGAAATCGTGCGATGCGCGATGGGGAAACTTTGAACGCCACGGTAACCCTAGACGTCAACTATTTCCCTCGGGTCACCGTTGGTCCGGAGAACCCTTTGAAGGTGGAGGTGAACGGAACGGCGAATCTGGAATGTCGCGTGGATTCGAAACCGGCCGTAGGCATGGTAAGATGGTGGCGCGACGGTAGCTTCGTGGCGACCAGTTTCCAACACACTATCAGGAGGGTAACCGTTCAAGATGCCGGTAAATACACCTGTCAGGCAGACAACGGGTTGGGAAAAAGAGGCGAGAGTTCTCTCATGTTGGACGTTCTCTATCCGCCGACCGTTTCGATTGAAGGCGATTCTTTGAGGATCGCCGAAGTGGAGGACACGGTGACGGTACATTGCAACGTGACTGCGAATCCTCCGCCATCGGTGATCGAGTGGCTGCGCGACGGTCGGCCGGATTTCCGGCAAATCGGCTCCATTTTACGACTGAGTCGCGTCACCGCCGATCATGCCGGAAATTATACCTGTCGAGCGGTGAATACGATATATCCCTCTGGCGGCGAGAGAAGAAACTATTCCGCCTCGGCACGACTCACCGTACGCGTCAGGCACAAACCCGGCCCGGCAAGGGTCACACCGGACTCACCGGTCGCCGTAGAAGGATCCAGGGTCATCCTTACCTGTATGGCCAGTCCGGCTGGTTACCCAGAACCAAGGTACAAATGGTGGAAGGAAGGAGAATCTGGAAGCATATCCATGCCTTCCGAGAACACAGGACCAAGATACGAGATCGACTCGGTTCACTTAGGTAGCGAGGGAACTTATAAATGCCATGCCACCAACGAGATTGGCAACGGTGAAGCCGCTTCCGTTAATCTGACCGTGCATCAACCCCCCAAGATACTTACCAAGTTGCAACCACACGTTACCAGGAA GGTCGGCGAGTCTTCGTTTCAAGTATCCTGCGTGGCGCAAGGCAAACCTCGGCCCAGCGTTAGATGGTTGAAGGACGATCAAGAGCTGACCGCGGACGAAAGGCTGTACAAAGTGACGACTAGCGCCTCGGAAGGACACGGGAACGTTATCACCGTAAATTCGACTCTAAGCTTCTTGGGTCACGCGAGACCGCAAACCGACGAGATCGTTGCTAGCGATCGTGGCAAGTATACCTGCGTGTTCGTGAACGAGGTAAAAAAGGTCGAGTCGACGATGATGCTGAAGGTGGAACACGAGCCGATCGCTCTGCATCAGCACGGAAAGGTCGCGTACAATCTACGAGAGACCGCCGAAGTAGCGTGTAAAGTTCAGGCCTGGCCCAAACCCGAATTCCAATGGAGCTTCGGCACAAACGCGGCCAGCCTCCAAGGTTCGTCCAGCGACGGCCATTATGAAATTTCAACCAGCAGCGACAATTACGACGTGTACACCTCTGTCCTGAGGATAACAAACATTCGTGAACTGGACTACGGAGATTACAGCTGTAGAGCAGCAAACGCGCAGGGTAGCATCACATCGACCATTAGATTGCAACCAAAGGGCGCACCGGAGAGACCCATCAATATCACGGCAATGGACGTCGGTCCGACACACGTGGCTCTGCTCTGGGAACTCGGTTTCGACGGTGGACTACCCATCACCAAGTACTTCGTGTCGTACAGAAGAGTACCCGGCGGAGATGAGATCGTGGCGCCAGACTGCGCCGTTCCTAGACCACCTGCTGGTCAGTGGCTCGAACTAGATTGTCGTCGATCTAATCCCTGCAACGTGACCAATTTGGAACAGCATCAAACCTACACGTTCAAAGTGAAAGTGTACAACACGAAGAATCATTCGGATTACTCGGACGAGGTAACAGCCACCACCGCTGTAGCGAAAATCCCGACGCCATTGAGAGTCAGCTACGATCCCGAGAGCGGTATGCTGGCCATCAGCGTTGGCGCCACTTGCCTCTCGTTGGTCGCCTCGATCGAGAAGTTCGACGGACCTGCCTCCTCCACCGACGAATCCCAATGGAGAATCCTCGACGAGTGGCCACTCGAAGTACTCGGTAGCGCGCCCACGCAAAGGGAGGGTGTCTTAGACGACCTCGAAACTCTGGACGCCGAGCCGAGGATCAGGGTTCGACTCTGCCTGAAGGCGGACCGACAAAAGTGCGGCGACTACGCCGAGGCTGAGA TCGGCCCGTCCTACATCGCCCAAGCAGGCGCCCTCGCAACGCCCACCTTAATCGCTCTGGTGGTCAGCGGAGCTGTCTTCTTACTATTCGCTGCGCTTCTCTTGCTCTTTTGTCGATGCCGTCGAAAACACGCGACCAAGGCCAAGGATTACGAGATGGACTCGAACGC AGTTCGACCGAGCCTGGTCGCTGGAAACGGTCAACAGAGCCAAGCGCCTCCGCCTTACTACGCGGAGAACAAAGCCCTCGAGCACAGCCTGGATCACGCGTTGGCCATGGAAGACTCGAAAACACCGGCGTACTCGCAGCCTGGATACGGTTATCATCAACCGAACCACAATATCAATG GCGTCAACATGGGTTACATGGACAACAGTTACTCGAACTCCAATAACGGAGGCTCGGTTAACTCGCAAGACTCTATCTGGCAGATGAAGTCAGCAGCGGCGAACGGGGTTGGCCAACCTTACGATCTGGCTGGCTACGCAACCACCGAGTCGGATTACCCGACCCACCCTCATTACCTCCCACAGAGGGAGGATTACCGGGAAAGCCATAATCTAAGTCGACAGCAGTTTTGCTCGGAACCATTCGCCACTGTCGTAAAGTCTCAAAAACACGTCG ATTCGCCGTACGACGTGTCCGGTCTACCTTATCAGGAGAACTACGACGAGGACGCGAAGCCACCTCAGCAGGTCAGTTTGTCGTACGACGAGAGCCTCGAATCGGGCTACTCGACCCCGAACAGCCGTGGACGAAGGATCATCCGGGAGATAATCGTTTGA
- the ed gene encoding hemicentin protein echinoid isoform X3 — translation MKWKGKVLHWTLVALLGTIAAAQGRVEETQMDTHEGSTVQLQCRFSPPRENVTCFWLTHTNDNHDNAAIDNLALSPQYKVFMNLEEGRYDLQIRNVSYERDNGKYECRVKASGTGHDLHRKFITLTVLRAPGPPSISPTSASATEGQKLELQCNTNGGSPEPEVRWYRGNETNILYSGRTLLVEPKKEDDRATFRCVVRNRAMRDGETLNATVTLDVNYFPRVTVGPENPLKVEVNGTANLECRVDSKPAVGMVRWWRDGSFVATSFQHTIRRVTVQDAGKYTCQADNGLGKRGESSLMLDVLYPPTVSIEGDSLRIAEVEDTVTVHCNVTANPPPSVIEWLRDGRPDFRQIGSILRLSRVTADHAGNYTCRAVNTIYPSGGERRNYSASARLTVRVRHKPGPARVTPDSPVAVEGSRVILTCMASPAGYPEPRYKWWKEGESGSISMPSENTGPRYEIDSVHLGSEGTYKCHATNEIGNGEAASVNLTVHQPPKILTKLQPHVTRKVGESSFQVSCVAQGKPRPSVRWLKDDQELTADERLYKVTTSASEGHGNVITVNSTLSFLGHARPQTDEIVASDRGKYTCVFVNEVKKVESTMMLKVEHEPIALHQHGKVAYNLRETAEVACKVQAWPKPEFQWSFGTNAASLQGSSSDGHYEISTSSDNYDVYTSVLRITNIRELDYGDYSCRAANAQGSITSTIRLQPKGAPERPINITAMDVGPTHVALLWELGFDGGLPITKYFVSYRRVPGGDEIVAPDCAVPRPPAGQWLELDCRRSNPCNVTNLEQHQTYTFKVKVYNTKNHSDYSDEVTATTAVAKIPTPLRVSYDPESGMLAISVGATCLSLVASIEKFDGPASSTDESQWRILDEWPLEVLGSAPTQREGVLDDLETLDAEPRIRVRLCLKADRQKCGDYAEAEIGPSYIAQAGALATPTLIALVVSGAVFLLFAALLLLFCRCRRKHATKAKDYEMDSNAVRPSLVAGNGQQSQAPPPYYAENKALEHSLDHALAMEDSKTPAYSQPGYGYHQPNHNINGVNMGYMDNSYSNSNNGGSVNSQDSIWQMKSAAANGVGQPYDLAGYATTESDYPTHPHYLPQREDYRESHNLSRQQFCSEPFATVVKSQKHVDSPYDVSGLPYQENYDEDAKPPQQVSLSYDESLESGYSTPNSRGRRIIREIIV, via the exons CAGCGGCACAAGGGCGCGTCGAGGAGACGCAGATGGACACGCACGAGGGGTCGACGGTACAGCTGCAGTGTCGATTCTCCCCGCCGAGAGAGAACGTCACGTGTTTCTGGTTGACGCACACCAACGACAATCACGACAACGCGGCCATCGACAATCTCGCGCTGTCGCCGCAGTACAAAGTGTTCATGAACCTGGAGGAGGGCAGGTACGACCTGCAGATACGGAACGTATCCTACGAACGGGACAACGGGAAATACGAGTGCCGAGTGAAGGCTAGCGGCACCGGGCACGACCTGCATCGAAAGTTTATCACCCTGACCGTGCTCCGTGCACCAGGGCCGCCGAGCATCTCGCCGACTTCCGCGTCCGCCACCGAGGGACAGAAGCTCGAGTTGCAGTGCAACACTAACGGTGGAAGCCCAGAGCCGGAAGTAAGATGGTACCGCGGCAACGAGACCAACATCCTCTATTCTGGCAGAACTTTACTGGTGGAGCCAAAGAAGGAAGACGACAGAGCCACCTTCCGATGCGTGGTAAGAAATCGTGCGATGCGCGATGGGGAAACTTTGAACGCCACGGTAACCCTAGACGTCAACTATTTCCCTCGGGTCACCGTTGGTCCGGAGAACCCTTTGAAGGTGGAGGTGAACGGAACGGCGAATCTGGAATGTCGCGTGGATTCGAAACCGGCCGTAGGCATGGTAAGATGGTGGCGCGACGGTAGCTTCGTGGCGACCAGTTTCCAACACACTATCAGGAGGGTAACCGTTCAAGATGCCGGTAAATACACCTGTCAGGCAGACAACGGGTTGGGAAAAAGAGGCGAGAGTTCTCTCATGTTGGACGTTCTCTATCCGCCGACCGTTTCGATTGAAGGCGATTCTTTGAGGATCGCCGAAGTGGAGGACACGGTGACGGTACATTGCAACGTGACTGCGAATCCTCCGCCATCGGTGATCGAGTGGCTGCGCGACGGTCGGCCGGATTTCCGGCAAATCGGCTCCATTTTACGACTGAGTCGCGTCACCGCCGATCATGCCGGAAATTATACCTGTCGAGCGGTGAATACGATATATCCCTCTGGCGGCGAGAGAAGAAACTATTCCGCCTCGGCACGACTCACCGTACGCGTCAGGCACAAACCCGGCCCGGCAAGGGTCACACCGGACTCACCGGTCGCCGTAGAAGGATCCAGGGTCATCCTTACCTGTATGGCCAGTCCGGCTGGTTACCCAGAACCAAGGTACAAATGGTGGAAGGAAGGAGAATCTGGAAGCATATCCATGCCTTCCGAGAACACAGGACCAAGATACGAGATCGACTCGGTTCACTTAGGTAGCGAGGGAACTTATAAATGCCATGCCACCAACGAGATTGGCAACGGTGAAGCCGCTTCCGTTAATCTGACCGTGCATCAACCCCCCAAGATACTTACCAAGTTGCAACCACACGTTACCAGGAA GGTCGGCGAGTCTTCGTTTCAAGTATCCTGCGTGGCGCAAGGCAAACCTCGGCCCAGCGTTAGATGGTTGAAGGACGATCAAGAGCTGACCGCGGACGAAAGGCTGTACAAAGTGACGACTAGCGCCTCGGAAGGACACGGGAACGTTATCACCGTAAATTCGACTCTAAGCTTCTTGGGTCACGCGAGACCGCAAACCGACGAGATCGTTGCTAGCGATCGTGGCAAGTATACCTGCGTGTTCGTGAACGAGGTAAAAAAGGTCGAGTCGACGATGATGCTGAAGGTGGAACACGAGCCGATCGCTCTGCATCAGCACGGAAAGGTCGCGTACAATCTACGAGAGACCGCCGAAGTAGCGTGTAAAGTTCAGGCCTGGCCCAAACCCGAATTCCAATGGAGCTTCGGCACAAACGCGGCCAGCCTCCAAGGTTCGTCCAGCGACGGCCATTATGAAATTTCAACCAGCAGCGACAATTACGACGTGTACACCTCTGTCCTGAGGATAACAAACATTCGTGAACTGGACTACGGAGATTACAGCTGTAGAGCAGCAAACGCGCAGGGTAGCATCACATCGACCATTAGATTGCAACCAAAGGGCGCACCGGAGAGACCCATCAATATCACGGCAATGGACGTCGGTCCGACACACGTGGCTCTGCTCTGGGAACTCGGTTTCGACGGTGGACTACCCATCACCAAGTACTTCGTGTCGTACAGAAGAGTACCCGGCGGAGATGAGATCGTGGCGCCAGACTGCGCCGTTCCTAGACCACCTGCTGGTCAGTGGCTCGAACTAGATTGTCGTCGATCTAATCCCTGCAACGTGACCAATTTGGAACAGCATCAAACCTACACGTTCAAAGTGAAAGTGTACAACACGAAGAATCATTCGGATTACTCGGACGAGGTAACAGCCACCACCGCTGTAGCGAAAATCCCGACGCCATTGAGAGTCAGCTACGATCCCGAGAGCGGTATGCTGGCCATCAGCGTTGGCGCCACTTGCCTCTCGTTGGTCGCCTCGATCGAGAAGTTCGACGGACCTGCCTCCTCCACCGACGAATCCCAATGGAGAATCCTCGACGAGTGGCCACTCGAAGTACTCGGTAGCGCGCCCACGCAAAGGGAGGGTGTCTTAGACGACCTCGAAACTCTGGACGCCGAGCCGAGGATCAGGGTTCGACTCTGCCTGAAGGCGGACCGACAAAAGTGCGGCGACTACGCCGAGGCTGAGA TCGGCCCGTCCTACATCGCCCAAGCAGGCGCCCTCGCAACGCCCACCTTAATCGCTCTGGTGGTCAGCGGAGCTGTCTTCTTACTATTCGCTGCGCTTCTCTTGCTCTTTTGTCGATGCCGTCGAAAACACGCGACCAAGGCCAAGGATTACGAGATGGACTCGAACGC AGTTCGACCGAGCCTGGTCGCTGGAAACGGTCAACAGAGCCAAGCGCCTCCGCCTTACTACGCGGAGAACAAAGCCCTCGAGCACAGCCTGGATCACGCGTTGGCCATGGAAGACTCGAAAACACCGGCGTACTCGCAGCCTGGATACGGTTATCATCAACCGAACCACAATATCAATG GCGTCAACATGGGTTACATGGACAACAGTTACTCGAACTCCAATAACGGAGGCTCGGTTAACTCGCAAGACTCTATCTGGCAGATGAAGTCAGCAGCGGCGAACGGGGTTGGCCAACCTTACGATCTGGCTGGCTACGCAACCACCGAGTCGGATTACCCGACCCACCCTCATTACCTCCCACAGAGGGAGGATTACCGGGAAAGCCATAATCTAAGTCGACAGCAGTTTTGCTCGGAACCATTCGCCACTGTCGTAAAGTCTCAAAAACACGTCG ATTCGCCGTACGACGTGTCCGGTCTACCTTATCAGGAGAACTACGACGAGGACGCGAAGCCACCTCAGCAGGTCAGTTTGTCGTACGACGAGAGCCTCGAATCGGGCTACTCGACCCCGAACAGCCGTGGACGAAGGATCATCCGGGAGATAATCGTTTGA